From a single Stomoxys calcitrans chromosome 4, idStoCalc2.1, whole genome shotgun sequence genomic region:
- the LOC106081412 gene encoding selenoprotein BthD, which yields MPKIKSKKGQREVDWSSDVHFQKTRSIVYIEHTHECPIFAIKAEEFLKFLQSQISTRQFVLIRNGYGKIEPRPGSFEIEFSQNARTSRHNLWSGLDKGPPRRDKFPNFESLMPAIHKILKKFYPDVVQRGEDD from the coding sequence atgcccaaaataaaatccaagAAAGGTCAACGGGAAGTGGACTGGTCTTCGGATGTCCATTTTCAAAAGACTCGTTCCATTGTCTATATCGAACACACCCATGAATGTCCCATATTCGCCATTAAAGCTGAGGAGTTTCTTAAATTTCTTCAATCTCAAATATCAACAAGGCAATTTGTTTTAATACGCAATGGCTATGGAAAAATTGAGCCTCGTCCGGGTTCATTCGAAATAGAGTTTTCCCAAAATGCTCGTACCTCAAGACATAatctatggtccggtttagataAGGGTCCACCGAGACGGGATAAGTTTCCCAATTTTGAAAGTCTTATGCCGGcaatacacaaaattttaaagaaattctaTCCGGATGTGGTGCAAAGAGGCGAAGATGATTAA
- the LOC106081411 gene encoding regulatory protein zeste, which yields MSADGTQATTVTITVEDGTANNNSGSAGGSGSSGKCQMALTPRFTQEEKDILYSLFHQHEEVIDIKFRKKQRSKYSIRDAWEQIVREFNSHPGVMQMRNLKQIQKFWLNARLRKQYPFRSIGHKQTSNNHHNNDHSQQQQQQQHIVNHVIKDEPEFSIHNTEGSENNEHNESFEEMEMEGNNVSELDEDPLETEQQQQQQQQQQELQQQVAQAATIHTQQISVDQISAEKLTLNDLLQFKTARPREEIILQIKHPSDNSGAQITIPSPTRITIPHHQPQQHTMATITTNGYNQQIISEIKPQQITLAQYQAQQAQQQAQLAAVQQQQLAAAQQQQQQLAVLQQQQAAAVAAAQQQHQQQQAAAAVAAAQQQHQQQQQQQQQQVKMQLHTPPNVSTQFATATPTFTCTTFSALPTGAATGVTTANNLANVVATPHLANLNPAPNLPTVNTAPPPPTANTNASNNSHTSSNPTNDAFEEKISYFRMKEAELRYKEQQVALERKKIELTHAQEQLKHLREVHRLQVEELKMKIRVLQEEEKHLRKDISPLSS from the exons ATGTCCGCAGATGGTACTCAGGCAACCACAGTGACAATTACCGTGGAAGATGGCACAGCCAATAATAATTCAGGCTCAGCCGGTGGTTCCGGCAGTTCGGGCAAATGTCAAATGGCTTTAACACCCCGCTTCACCCAAGAAGAAAAGGATATACTTTACAGTCTGTTTCATCAACACGAAGAGgtcattgatataaaatttcgcaaaaagcAAAGATCAAAATATTCCATACGCGATGCCTGGGAGCAGATAGTGCGTGAATTCAATTCACATCCGGGAGTTATGCAGATGCGCAACTTGAAGCAAATACAAAAGTTCTGGTTGAATGCAAG ACTACGAAAACAATATCCCTTTCGATCTATTGGCCATAAACAAACCTCCAACAATCATCACAATAACGACCATtctcaacaacaacagcagcaacaacatatTGTCAATCATGTCATCAAGGATGAGCCAGAGTTCAGTATACACAACACTGAAGGCTCTGAGAATAATGAACACAATGAGTCCTTTGAAGAAATGGAAATGGAAGGCAATAATGTCTCAGAATTAGATGAAGATCCTTTGGAAAcggaacagcaacaacaacagcagcagcagcaacaggaaTTACAGCAACAAGTAGCACAGGCGGCCACTATACATACTCAACAAATAAGTGTCGATCAGATATCAGCGGAAAAGTTAACACTCAATGATCTCCTACAGTTTAAGACCGCTAGGCCCAGGGAAGAGATTATTTTACAAATTAAACATCCCTCCGATAACTCAG gaGCCCAAATTACCATACCTTCGCCCACACGCATTACAATACCTCATCATCAACCGCAGCAGCATACAATGGCCACCATTACCACGAATGGCTATAACCAACAGATTATTAGTGAAATCAAACCTCAACAAATTACCTTGGCCCAGTATCAGGCCCAACAGGCACAGCAACAAGCCCAATTGGCGGCGGTGCAACAACAACAGTTGGCTGCAgcccaacaacagcagcaacaattaGCGGTATTGCAGCAACAACAGGCGGCAGCAGTGGCAGCAGCCcaacagcaacatcaacaacagcaaGCGGCTGCTGCTGTAGCCGCAGCCCAACAACAGcaccagcagcaacaacaacaacaacaacagcaagtgAAAATGCAATTGCATACACCGCCCAACGTTAGCACACAATTTGCCACAGCCACGCCTACCTTTACATGTACCACATTTAGTGCCTTGCCCACGGGTGCTGCCACCGGAGTTACAACGGCCAATAATTTGGCCAATGTTGTAGCAACCCCCCATCTAGCTAACCTCAATCCCGCACCCAACTTGCCCACAGTGAATACAGCACCGCCTCCTCCCACAGCCAACACCAACGCCTCCAACAATAGTCATACTAGCTCTAACCCCACCAATGATGCTTTCGAGGAGAAAATCAGCTACTTCCGCATGAAAGAGGCTGAATTGCGTTATAAGGAGCAACAGGTTGCCTTGGAACGCAAGAAAATCGAATTGACTCATGCCCAAGAACAACTGAAACATTTGCGTGAGGTGCATCGCCTGCAGGTGGAGgagttaaaaatgaaaattcgcGTACTGCAGGAGGAGGAAAAGCATTTACGCAAAGACATTTCGCCGCTAAGCAGCTAA
- the LOC131996869 gene encoding interference hedgehog-like isoform X2, protein MLPTTGTATTTAAPAPAPPTASTTTTLFHKNTCSSLLPPFVRTSLCSSSGGFFAFSPLSVIVKSVIFFLAFATSACLASQPPTLGVHFVRSPESAVAPKGDEVVFECEMNLGPERLEWKFRHSSNRTADGSRFIYLSKESGYNITNDEKNSKLRFVVQPETLGDYQCVAWYGSAAIASLSARLTLVSISIDNSNGYSRNAIRWNVAPKNHILLRYGTVSSNPAAIWSFYRNGEKIPQSEVIPANGALVLNTVTAKDSGNYTCSAMNPITSQEVKLPQRIDLRVDYSDRTPPYFLTQPPTQVTARPGETVVLECPGVGSPPPVAVWSSPNIINMNNNNRTRLLPYGLQIVDVVPEDQAQYVCRLDNGIAPALVHGIKLNVLEKPSILRGPALTLTNESDTLELECSAAGNPYPDIYWLINDVDTTMDPEMQHDGRRLVIRHVQKRHAGIVQCFAKNEVGEVSDANLLKINPRQIHGSSASAATPRPRYEDVGGGTKKGSRKKHKPTMVPPSRPNVTRLSDDSVMLRWYVPKNDGLPIQFFKVQYRMLGDASRKIPRENWQTTNDDIAYGKRNTDISKNYTTSVTGLKPDRFYRFRIVAVYNNDDNKEGNTSSKFFLQRGDALDLSKSNLPIPELARIEALSESAVMLQWSLPTAAATSHIDGFYAYYRPAASAGEYQKATVDGMHTRKFKIDMLEAGTAYEFKLQSFNDMAASEFSAIVQGKTKKSVTTPAPTLPAVVPATKANQEDNSIFPVVAGAAGGGILLLIATIAACLCMKKRKNSQNEDENKPQLDHIQADFVTPQVQVLGVNNHHKGNHRLNGVLPRMNITPNPLAQEADKAHLASQGIHHAQPYYQTPPTPTMMNKRDYQQPPPVPPHQNNNHAPMMNHHLPPTGHHAPLTPSMEQQRRTLDRGVRNMNYNQSNGNAMSPPPHDAALNMDGMATRIPSLRRTRRTSGGSTNNALNALSNNPNGGLGIPIAVSGSPRVQRSPMPARAAMMKQRSRLGSHNDNISSGSLNSIEV, encoded by the exons ATGTTGCCGACAACAGGAACAGCAACAACCACAgcagcaccagcaccagcaccGCCAACTGCTTCTACGACGACAACATTATTTCATAAAAACACCTGCTCATCATTGCTGCCGCCTTTTGTTCGAACCTCATTATGCTCATCTTCCGGCGGCTTTTTTGCCTTCTCGCCACTATCTGTCATCGTTAAATCTGTGATTTTCTTTTTGGCCTTTGCAACAAGTGCCTGCCTTGCCTCTCAACCCCCCACATTAGGGGTCCACTTTGTGCGATCTCCTGAGTCAGCGGTGGCACCCAAGGGAGATGAGGTGGTCTTTGAGTGTGAAATGAATTTAGGTCCCGAACGTTTAGAGTGGAAATTTCGTCACTCCAGCAATCGAACGGCAGATGGAAGTCGATTTATTTATCTATCCAAGGAG AGTGGCTACAACATAACCAACGATGAAAAGAATTCCAAATTACGGTTCGTCGTGCAACCCGAGACCTTGGGCGACTATCAATGTGTAGCCTGGTATGGCTCTGCGGCCATTGCATCTCTGTCAGCTCGTTTGACTTTGGTCTCTATATCGATAGACAATTCAAATGGCTACTCCCGTAATGCCATACGCTGGAATGTGGCCCCGAAAAATCACATATTACTGAGATATGGAACGGTCTCATCCAATCCTGCTGCCATATGGAGTTTTTATCGCAATGGTGAAAAAATACCACAATCAGAAGTAATACCAGCAAACGGTGCCTTAGTTCTGAACACTGTGACAGCTAAAGATTCAGGCAACTATACCTGTTCGGCCATGAATCCCATAACAAGTCAAGAGGTTAAATTGCCACAACGCATTGATTTGAGGGTGGACTATAGTGATCGCACCCCACCCTATTTTTTGACTCAGCCACCAACGCAGGTGACAGCTAGACCGGGAGAAACGGTGGTCTTGGAATGCCCTGGTGTAGGTTCACCCCCACCCGTAGCTGTCTGGAGTTCACCCAATATTATCAAtatgaataataataataggaCGCGGTTATTGCCTTATGGCCTACAAATTGTCGATGTGGTGCCTGAGGATCAGGCACAATATGTTTGCCGTTTGGATAATGGCATAGCCCCGGCCTTGGTACATGGCATTAAATTGAATGTTTTGGAAAAACCTTCTATACTAAGGGGTCCAGCTCTTACTTTGACCAATGAAAGTGATACACTGGAACTGGAATGCTCAGCTGCTGGAAATCCTTATCCAGACATTTATTGGCTGATAAATGATGTGGATACCACCATGGATCCGGAAATGCAACATGATGGGCGGCGTTTGGTTATACGACATGTGCAGAAACGTCATGCGGGTATAGTGCAGTGCTTTGCCAAAAATGAAGTGGGAGAG gttagcGATGCCAATCTTTTGAAAATAAATCCCAGACAAATCCATGGTTCTTCAGCTTCGGCTGCTACCCCTAGACCCAGATACGAAGATGTGGGTGGTGGCACTAAGAAAGGTTCCCGCAAGAAGCATAAGC CTACCATGGTGCCACCTTCACGTCCCAATGTCACTCGTTTATCCGATGATTCGGTTATGCTGCGTTGGTATGTGCCCAAAAATGATGGTCTACCCATACAATTCTTTAAAGTACAATATCGCATGCTGGGCGATGCTTCGCGCAAAATTCCCCGAGAAAATTGGCAAACCACCAATGATGACATAGCCTATGGCAAACGTAATACCGATATTAGCAAGAATTATACAACATCAGTGACCGGCTTGAAGCCAGATAGATTTTATCGTTTTCGAATTGTGGCTGTCTATAATAATGATGACAACAAGGAAGGCAATACATCATCGAAATTCTTCTTGCAACGTGGTGATGCTTTGGATTTATCTAAATCGAATTTACCTATACCAGAACTGGCACGCATTGAGGCTTTATCCGAGTCGGCAGTAATGCTGCAATGGTCATTGCCTACTGCCGCGGCCACATCACATATAGATGGTTTCTATGCTTACTATAGGCCGGCAGCATCGGCTGGAGAGTATCAAAAGGCTACAGTAGATGGTATGCATACCAGGAAATTCAAAATTGATATGTTGGAAGCTGGTACAGCCTATGAATTTAAACTGCAATCATTTAATGACATGGCTGCCTCGGAGTTTAGTGCTATAGTACAGGGGAAGACAAAAA aatcagTCACCACCCCAGCTCCTACGCTGCCCGCTGTGGTACCAGCCACCAAAGCCAATCAAGAGGACAATTCAATATTTCCCGTAGTTGCAGGAGCAGCTGGAGGTGGCATACTGTTATTAATAGCCACCATAGCAGCTTGTCTGTGTATGAAAAAGAGAAAGAATTCTCAAAATGAAG ATGAAAATAAACCCCAGCTGGATCATATTCAAGCTGATTTTGTTACACCTCAAGTACAAGTTTTGGGTGTCAACAATCATCATAAGGGCAATCATCGTTTAAATGGAGTATTACCACGCATGAATATAACCCCAAATCCTTTGGCCCAAGAGGCCGATAAG GCTCACTTAGCATCCCAAGGCATACATCATGCGCAGCCCTATTATCAGACTCCTCCAACACCTACCATGATGAATAAGCGGGACTATCAGCAGCCACCGCCAGTGCCACCTCATCAAAACAACAATCATGCGCCCATGATGAATCATCATTTGCCGCCCACGGGTCATCATGCTCCCTTGACACCTAGCATGGAACAGCAAAGGCGCACCCTGGATCGAGGGGTGCGCAATATGAATTACAATCAAAGTAATGGCAATGCCATGTCACCGCCTCCACATGATGCTGCCTTGAATATGGATGGCATGGCCACCAGAATACCTTCACTAAGAAGAACACGTCGTACTTCGGGAGGTAGTACCAACAATGCACTGAATGCCTTATCGAATAATCCCAATGGTGGCTTGGGTATACCCATTGCTGTCAGTGGCAGCCCTCGAGTACAAAGATCACCTATGCCCGCCCGAGCAGCAATGATGAAACAGCGTTCGCGCTTGGGCAGTCACAATGACAATATATCTTCGGGCAGTTTAAACAGTATTGAAGTGTAG
- the LOC131996869 gene encoding interference hedgehog-like isoform X1, with product MLPTTGTATTTAAPAPAPPTASTTTTLFHKNTCSSLLPPFVRTSLCSSSGGFFAFSPLSVIVKSVIFFLAFATSACLASQPPTLGVHFVRSPESAVAPKGDEVVFECEMNLGPERLEWKFRHSSNRTADGSRFIYLSKESGYNITNDEKNSKLRFVVQPETLGDYQCVAWYGSAAIASLSARLTLVSISIDNSNGYSRNAIRWNVAPKNHILLRYGTVSSNPAAIWSFYRNGEKIPQSEVIPANGALVLNTVTAKDSGNYTCSAMNPITSQEVKLPQRIDLRVDYSDRTPPYFLTQPPTQVTARPGETVVLECPGVGSPPPVAVWSSPNIINMNNNNRTRLLPYGLQIVDVVPEDQAQYVCRLDNGIAPALVHGIKLNVLEKPSILRGPALTLTNESDTLELECSAAGNPYPDIYWLINDVDTTMDPEMQHDGRRLVIRHVQKRHAGIVQCFAKNEVGEVSDANLLKINPRQIHGSSASAATPRPRYEDVGGGTKKGSRKKHKPTMVPPSRPNVTRLSDDSVMLRWYVPKNDGLPIQFFKVQYRMLGDASRKIPRENWQTTNDDIAYGKRNTDISKNYTTSVTGLKPDRFYRFRIVAVYNNDDNKEGNTSSKFFLQRGDALDLSKSNLPIPELARIEALSESAVMLQWSLPTAAATSHIDGFYAYYRPAASAGEYQKATVDGMHTRKFKIDMLEAGTAYEFKLQSFNDMAASEFSAIVQGKTKKSVTTPAPTLPAVVPATKANQEDNSIFPVVAGAAGGGILLLIATIAACLCMKKRKNSQNEDENKPQLDHIQADFVTPQVQVLGVNNHHKGNHRLNGVLPRMNITPNPLAQEADKNRNVMELRFMSNTNSASSPANSNSNTNSNNSCHNSQEKLNSYNAEEAPHTPPQRSTSSCETLEAVDGINSPLTPNGLDAESPLSKPLPPLPSKNTNKLANHTTPSSLKNNTASLSKSNHQSKSSTNNLNNSQAHLASQGIHHAQPYYQTPPTPTMMNKRDYQQPPPVPPHQNNNHAPMMNHHLPPTGHHAPLTPSMEQQRRTLDRGVRNMNYNQSNGNAMSPPPHDAALNMDGMATRIPSLRRTRRTSGGSTNNALNALSNNPNGGLGIPIAVSGSPRVQRSPMPARAAMMKQRSRLGSHNDNISSGSLNSIEV from the exons ATGTTGCCGACAACAGGAACAGCAACAACCACAgcagcaccagcaccagcaccGCCAACTGCTTCTACGACGACAACATTATTTCATAAAAACACCTGCTCATCATTGCTGCCGCCTTTTGTTCGAACCTCATTATGCTCATCTTCCGGCGGCTTTTTTGCCTTCTCGCCACTATCTGTCATCGTTAAATCTGTGATTTTCTTTTTGGCCTTTGCAACAAGTGCCTGCCTTGCCTCTCAACCCCCCACATTAGGGGTCCACTTTGTGCGATCTCCTGAGTCAGCGGTGGCACCCAAGGGAGATGAGGTGGTCTTTGAGTGTGAAATGAATTTAGGTCCCGAACGTTTAGAGTGGAAATTTCGTCACTCCAGCAATCGAACGGCAGATGGAAGTCGATTTATTTATCTATCCAAGGAG AGTGGCTACAACATAACCAACGATGAAAAGAATTCCAAATTACGGTTCGTCGTGCAACCCGAGACCTTGGGCGACTATCAATGTGTAGCCTGGTATGGCTCTGCGGCCATTGCATCTCTGTCAGCTCGTTTGACTTTGGTCTCTATATCGATAGACAATTCAAATGGCTACTCCCGTAATGCCATACGCTGGAATGTGGCCCCGAAAAATCACATATTACTGAGATATGGAACGGTCTCATCCAATCCTGCTGCCATATGGAGTTTTTATCGCAATGGTGAAAAAATACCACAATCAGAAGTAATACCAGCAAACGGTGCCTTAGTTCTGAACACTGTGACAGCTAAAGATTCAGGCAACTATACCTGTTCGGCCATGAATCCCATAACAAGTCAAGAGGTTAAATTGCCACAACGCATTGATTTGAGGGTGGACTATAGTGATCGCACCCCACCCTATTTTTTGACTCAGCCACCAACGCAGGTGACAGCTAGACCGGGAGAAACGGTGGTCTTGGAATGCCCTGGTGTAGGTTCACCCCCACCCGTAGCTGTCTGGAGTTCACCCAATATTATCAAtatgaataataataataggaCGCGGTTATTGCCTTATGGCCTACAAATTGTCGATGTGGTGCCTGAGGATCAGGCACAATATGTTTGCCGTTTGGATAATGGCATAGCCCCGGCCTTGGTACATGGCATTAAATTGAATGTTTTGGAAAAACCTTCTATACTAAGGGGTCCAGCTCTTACTTTGACCAATGAAAGTGATACACTGGAACTGGAATGCTCAGCTGCTGGAAATCCTTATCCAGACATTTATTGGCTGATAAATGATGTGGATACCACCATGGATCCGGAAATGCAACATGATGGGCGGCGTTTGGTTATACGACATGTGCAGAAACGTCATGCGGGTATAGTGCAGTGCTTTGCCAAAAATGAAGTGGGAGAG gttagcGATGCCAATCTTTTGAAAATAAATCCCAGACAAATCCATGGTTCTTCAGCTTCGGCTGCTACCCCTAGACCCAGATACGAAGATGTGGGTGGTGGCACTAAGAAAGGTTCCCGCAAGAAGCATAAGC CTACCATGGTGCCACCTTCACGTCCCAATGTCACTCGTTTATCCGATGATTCGGTTATGCTGCGTTGGTATGTGCCCAAAAATGATGGTCTACCCATACAATTCTTTAAAGTACAATATCGCATGCTGGGCGATGCTTCGCGCAAAATTCCCCGAGAAAATTGGCAAACCACCAATGATGACATAGCCTATGGCAAACGTAATACCGATATTAGCAAGAATTATACAACATCAGTGACCGGCTTGAAGCCAGATAGATTTTATCGTTTTCGAATTGTGGCTGTCTATAATAATGATGACAACAAGGAAGGCAATACATCATCGAAATTCTTCTTGCAACGTGGTGATGCTTTGGATTTATCTAAATCGAATTTACCTATACCAGAACTGGCACGCATTGAGGCTTTATCCGAGTCGGCAGTAATGCTGCAATGGTCATTGCCTACTGCCGCGGCCACATCACATATAGATGGTTTCTATGCTTACTATAGGCCGGCAGCATCGGCTGGAGAGTATCAAAAGGCTACAGTAGATGGTATGCATACCAGGAAATTCAAAATTGATATGTTGGAAGCTGGTACAGCCTATGAATTTAAACTGCAATCATTTAATGACATGGCTGCCTCGGAGTTTAGTGCTATAGTACAGGGGAAGACAAAAA aatcagTCACCACCCCAGCTCCTACGCTGCCCGCTGTGGTACCAGCCACCAAAGCCAATCAAGAGGACAATTCAATATTTCCCGTAGTTGCAGGAGCAGCTGGAGGTGGCATACTGTTATTAATAGCCACCATAGCAGCTTGTCTGTGTATGAAAAAGAGAAAGAATTCTCAAAATGAAG ATGAAAATAAACCCCAGCTGGATCATATTCAAGCTGATTTTGTTACACCTCAAGTACAAGTTTTGGGTGTCAACAATCATCATAAGGGCAATCATCGTTTAAATGGAGTATTACCACGCATGAATATAACCCCAAATCCTTTGGCCCAAGAGGCCGATAAG AATCGTAATGTCATGGAATTGCGCTTTATGAGCAACACCAACAGCGCCAGTAGTCCGGCCAACAGTAACAGTAATACAAACAGCAATAACAGTTGCCACAACAGTCAGGAGAAACTAAATAGTTATAATGCCGAAGAAGCCCCACATACACCACCTCAACGTTCCACCTCATCGTGTGAAACATTAGAGGCTGTAGACGGCATAAATAGTCCTCTAACACCCAATGGTCTAGATGCCGAATCGCCGCTCTCTAAACCTTTGCCACCATTGCCAAGCAAAAATACCAACAAATTAGCAAATCATACAACTCCTTCTTCGTTAAAGAACAATACAGCATCGCTTTCAAAAAGTAATCATCAAAGTAAATCATCTACTAATAATCTAAATAATTCACAGGCTCACTTAGCATCCCAAGGCATACATCATGCGCAGCCCTATTATCAGACTCCTCCAACACCTACCATGATGAATAAGCGGGACTATCAGCAGCCACCGCCAGTGCCACCTCATCAAAACAACAATCATGCGCCCATGATGAATCATCATTTGCCGCCCACGGGTCATCATGCTCCCTTGACACCTAGCATGGAACAGCAAAGGCGCACCCTGGATCGAGGGGTGCGCAATATGAATTACAATCAAAGTAATGGCAATGCCATGTCACCGCCTCCACATGATGCTGCCTTGAATATGGATGGCATGGCCACCAGAATACCTTCACTAAGAAGAACACGTCGTACTTCGGGAGGTAGTACCAACAATGCACTGAATGCCTTATCGAATAATCCCAATGGTGGCTTGGGTATACCCATTGCTGTCAGTGGCAGCCCTCGAGTACAAAGATCACCTATGCCCGCCCGAGCAGCAATGATGAAACAGCGTTCGCGCTTGGGCAGTCACAATGACAATATATCTTCGGGCAGTTTAAACAGTATTGAAGTGTAG